Genomic segment of bacterium BMS3Abin11:
GGGAAAGCCGATGGATGAAGAACTCACCGCATACCTGGCGTTAAACAGGGTCATTGGTGTTGGCCCTGCGGCCTTTTCAAATCTTTTACAATGTTTTAGTTCCGCAAGCGCAGTATTTGAGGCTAGCCGGGCACAGTTATCATGTATTCCCGGCGTCACAGATGATATAGTTGATTGCCTTCTCAAAGGGGTAGAAGCGACAAATGTTGAGCTGGATATTTTGTGGCTGGAAGAAAATCCCTGTCATCAAGTTATTTTTTTCCAACATCAAGGTTATCCAGAACTGTTAGCCCGAATTCACCGCCCCCCCCCTGTGTTATTCCTGAAGGGTGATGCCGCATTGCTGCATACGCCACAACTTTCCATAGTCGGCAGTCGCAATCCCACGCCGGGTGGAATTGAGAATGCGCGCGCATTTTCAACTGAACTGGCTATCTGTGGTTTAACTATTACTTCAGGCCTGGCTGCTGGGATTGATGGTGCTGCTCATCAGGGGGCACTGGATGCAAAAGATGGAGATAAAAGCGGCAAAACAATCGCTGTTGCAGCGACTGGCCTGGACAGAATTTACCCTTCGTATCATCGTGAGCTGGCGTACAGGATCGTAGAAAAGGGTTTGCTGGTATCGGAATTTCCGGTAGGGACAGGCCCTTTGCAAAGAAATTTTCCGCGTCGAAATCGTGTGATTAGTGGATTGTCACTGGGGACCCTGGTAGTAGAAGCGGCAAAACGAAGTGGTTCTCTAATTTCGGCCAGATGTGCGATGGAGCAGGATAGAGAGGTATTTGCCATACCCGGCTCAATTCATTCTCCACAGTCGCGCGGCTGTCACTGGCTTATTAAACAGGGTGCGAAACTGGTTGAGACTGCAGAGGACATTGCGGAAGAAATCCTGTTGATGCTGCCCAGCGTTCAGTTAGAGCTTCGAGATACAAATAACAGTAAAATTGAGTGTGATGAGATAATCCTCGACCTGTCAGGGTCTGAACAGCTATTAATGGATGCACTGGGATTTGACCCGGTCACGCTTGATAGTCTTTTATCCCGTACTGGTATGGAGATTGATGAGCTGTCAGTGAACCTGAGTCAGCTGGAACTTAAGGGTTTGATCGATAGCTTGCCGGGAGGGAGGTTTAGTAGAAAGTTAAAAGTCTAAAGATGCTGCCGACTTTCAGTTTTCAGCCTTGAGTTTTAACTTTTTAACTTTGAGGCAGGCATCAGGGCCATTTATTTCACGTAGTTTTGTCATCCGTGTATGATTGTTGAACATTCTGTTATAATCCGATTTATATATAGAGGTTAATCTGCGATTTGGCGATGTTATTAACTAAAAGATGCCATCACTGCGTTGAAGTGACACCCCACCGACAGATTTACATCTGTACGGTAGGCTCTTCTTTCCCCTGGAACTCGACCCTGCCATGAAAGACAATATGCTGGATGTGCTGATGTACATCTTTGAGAATTTCATTGAAGATGATTATGAGCAAAGTGAAGAGCCCGATGTTACGGCGCTAACTACAGAGCTTGGTCATGCCGGTTTCAAGCAGGGTGAGATCACTAAGGCATTTGAATGGCTGGAGGATCTCTCTGTACTTTGTGGGCAGGATGATTATCCCCATTCAATCAATACTGCTACGTCCAGCACGCGGATCTATTCTGATCAGGAAGTAGAGAAAATATCTCTGTCGGCTATCGGCTTTCTCTCACGACTTGAATTTTATAAGATCATCACGCCATCAGTACGTGAGGTAGTACTGGATCGTGCCATGGCCCTGGAGTCTGAAAATATTGATCTGGATCAGATGAAATGGGTGGCAATGATGGTTCTTTACAACCAGCCGGGAAGAGAGACCAACTACCTGTGGCTCGAGAATCTCCTGTTTGAGCTAGAACAGGATGTCCTGCACTAGGAGTCTGTCGGATTTAGGATGATTCTACTGTGCTTGTGGGAAATCGGCTCATTTTCCCGATCATTCTCGTTAAATAGGCCAGCTATTTGCCTCAAATGATCGAGAAACTGATCTCGATTTCCCACAATGCTCGCTACGAACACCTAAACCCGACAGACTCCAAGGACTTTTATTTCCCATTAAGTACCTGTTTTTCTTAAAAATAATATAATATTCCTCGTCAAAATTTCTGATAGGGTTTGTTTTCTTATGCAGATCTTGGCAGAATCGCCGCTTGCTGTGATCCGCACAGCCCGTGAAACCCCTAGTGGCAATCACACGCCATGAGGATCATTAAAACCGTGTTTGGAAGATGTGTCCGTGAGCGAAAATCTCGTTATTGTTGAATCACCGGCTAAGGCCAAAACCATAGAGAAATTCCTTGGTAACGGCTTTCTTGTGCTTTCAAGCTATGGGCACATACGGGATTTACCAAAAAAAAATGCCATAGATATTAATAACAATTTCGAAACCAACTACGAAATTTCAAACGATAAAAAGAAGGTTATCGCTAATCTGAGAAAAGCCGTTAAAAAGGCTTCAATGGTCTGGCTGGCATCAGACGAAGACCGCGAAGGTGAGGCTATTGCCTGGCATCTTGAAGAAGTGCTAGGTCTTAATGAAAAAAATTCACGCCGCATAGTGTTTCATGAAATCACCAGGCCGGCAATTTTAGAGGCAATTGAAAATCCCCGACGCATCGACAGGAATCTTGTCAACGGGCAACAGGCACGTAGAGTGCTTGACCGATTAATTGGCTTCGAATTATCGCCGGTACTCTGGAAAAAGATACAGACAGGGTTGTCGGCAGGCCGTGTGCAATCTGTAGCGGTCAGGCTGATTGTTGATCGTGAGCGAGAGATTGATAGCTTTGTAGCTGAGTCTTCGTTCAGAATAAGCGCTGAGTTCGATGCGGGTGACGGTGCTGTGCTATCTGCCCGTTTGCCCAAAGATAAAGTGAGTCTGGATGACGCTACAGCCTTTCTTAAAAGTGTCGCAGAGGCAAGTTTCATTCTTTCTGACATAACAAAGAAGCCAGCAAAAAAGTCACCGCGGGCACCTTTTACTACTTCGACTTTGCAGCAGGAGGCATCACAGAGGCTGGGCTTCTCAGTCAAACAGACCATGGTGATTGCACAGCGCCTTTATGAATCAGGCAAGATCACTTATATGCGTACTGATTCTGTTAACTTATCAAAGCTTGCAGTTGCCCAGGCAAGAGAAGTAATCGGCATTGAATTTGGTGAAAAATATATTCAAACCCGCGCCTATAAGTCAAAATCTGCTGGCGCCCAGGAAGCCCATGAGGCGATACGTCCGACGAATTTCTCAGTCGACAAGGTTGCGGGTGAAAGAAACGAGCAACGCTTATACCCGCTGATATGGCAACGGGCTATTGCATCACAGATGGCTGATGCAAAGCTTGAGCGCACAACTGCGACAGTAGAAATTTCTACAGTTGACGAGACGATGCAGGCCAGGGGAGAGGTGCTTATATTTGATGGCTTCCTGAAAGTTTATGGTAATGGTGAGAATAATGAAAGAAAGATGTTGCCACCTTTGCGCACGGGTCAGGACTTACCCCGTTTATTGATGCAGGCACAGGAGGTGTTCAGTCGCCCGCCCGCCAGGTACACGGAAGCCAGCCTGGTAAAAAAACTGGAAGAAATGGGTATAGGCCGGCCATCAACCTATGCCCCTACCATATCCACTATTCAGAACCGCGGCTATGTCAATAAAGAAGAAAGGGAAGGTCGTGAGCGACTGGTTAGAGTTCGTGCGCTGAACGGTACAAAGCTTGTAAATAAAGACAAAACTGAAATCACTGGTGCCGAAAAATCCAAGTTGTTTCCTACCGATATAGCCGGCGTGGTGACTGATTTTCTGGTCAAATATTTTGATGAAGTCATCGACTTTAACTTCACCGCCCGGGTAGAGGACGAATTTGACAAAATTGCTGCTGGAGATTTGAAGTGGCAGGAAATGATCGCAGCTTTTTACTGGCCATTTCACAAAGATGTGGAGAATTCGGAAGGTATTTCACGCGATGAAGCAATGCAGGCACGTTTGCTTGGTATAGATCCGAAGAGTGGTCGCCCGGTAAGTGTCAGGATCGGTCGTTTCGGCCCTTATGCGCAGATTGGTACCAGTGCAGATGAGGAGAAGCCTGTATTTGCAGGTTTAAGGCCGGACCAGCGTATGGACAAAGTTTTGCTGCAGGATGTTCTACCCCTGTTTGAGTTACCAAGAGTGTTAGGCGAAACGCCAGCCGGCGAAGAAGTTATGGTCAGCACAGGCCGCTTCGGCTCCTATGTAAGCTTTGTCGACGCAGAAGCTAGAGACTTGCTTGATAAACAGGCAATTAAAGGCATAGATATAGTAAAAAATAATGTCTCAATCGAGCCGGAGGATCCGCACGTAATTAAGCTGGAACAAGCACTGGCTTTTATCAATGATAAGAAAAAATCAGATGCAGAGAAGGAAATACAGCTTTTCGAAGGAGAGGCGGTGCAAATTCTTAATGGCCGCTGGGGGCCATTTATTACCGATGGATTCAAGAATGCCAAAATACCAAAGGACAGGGAGCCGGAGTCGTTAACTCTGGATGAATGTAAATCGATACTTGCTAAAACGACCAAGCAAAAAAAACGCCTCACACAACAGTTTTATGGTGGTGGATTTATCCTGATAAAAAATCCACAAGGTCGACCTGACGTAACGATTAAAGTTGCAGAAAATAAGTTGTCAAAAGTTCTAGAGCTGGTGGATGAACTGGAGTCCAGCGGAAAAAAAATACGCCTGATATCTGCCCGCGGCGCTAAAGCCATTAGAGCTGCCGAGAAACGAGGCACTACAGCAGGCAAAAAGAAAGCCGTTAAAAAGAAGGTAACAAAGAAGAAGTCGGTAAAGAAAAAAGCAGTAAAGAAAAAAGTAAAATAGCCTTTTAGTTCCAAGTTCCAAGTTCCAAGTTCCAAGTTCCAAGTTCCAAGTTCCAAGTTCCAAGTTCCAAGTTCCAAGTTCCAAGTTTCAAGTTCCAAGTTCCAAGT
This window contains:
- the topA gene encoding DNA topoisomerase 1 → MSENLVIVESPAKAKTIEKFLGNGFLVLSSYGHIRDLPKKNAIDINNNFETNYEISNDKKKVIANLRKAVKKASMVWLASDEDREGEAIAWHLEEVLGLNEKNSRRIVFHEITRPAILEAIENPRRIDRNLVNGQQARRVLDRLIGFELSPVLWKKIQTGLSAGRVQSVAVRLIVDREREIDSFVAESSFRISAEFDAGDGAVLSARLPKDKVSLDDATAFLKSVAEASFILSDITKKPAKKSPRAPFTTSTLQQEASQRLGFSVKQTMVIAQRLYESGKITYMRTDSVNLSKLAVAQAREVIGIEFGEKYIQTRAYKSKSAGAQEAHEAIRPTNFSVDKVAGERNEQRLYPLIWQRAIASQMADAKLERTTATVEISTVDETMQARGEVLIFDGFLKVYGNGENNERKMLPPLRTGQDLPRLLMQAQEVFSRPPARYTEASLVKKLEEMGIGRPSTYAPTISTIQNRGYVNKEEREGRERLVRVRALNGTKLVNKDKTEITGAEKSKLFPTDIAGVVTDFLVKYFDEVIDFNFTARVEDEFDKIAAGDLKWQEMIAAFYWPFHKDVENSEGISRDEAMQARLLGIDPKSGRPVSVRIGRFGPYAQIGTSADEEKPVFAGLRPDQRMDKVLLQDVLPLFELPRVLGETPAGEEVMVSTGRFGSYVSFVDAEARDLLDKQAIKGIDIVKNNVSIEPEDPHVIKLEQALAFINDKKKSDAEKEIQLFEGEAVQILNGRWGPFITDGFKNAKIPKDREPESLTLDECKSILAKTTKQKKRLTQQFYGGGFILIKNPQGRPDVTIKVAENKLSKVLELVDELESSGKKIRLISARGAKAIRAAEKRGTTAGKKKAVKKKVTKKKSVKKKAVKKKVK